One window of Quercus robur chromosome 12, dhQueRobu3.1, whole genome shotgun sequence genomic DNA carries:
- the LOC126708728 gene encoding putative disease resistance protein At4g10780: MEMLGAILELGKTILAPISEYYKYHRSIDEHMKNLKRKRDDLECKKSDIESKMRAELLPRKKPKREVEFWLQKVKTINVEIQNTEQEAERGKYFSRMHVGKIACQKIQEVTELIDQSCGFGESLVIDPPVSYGDELPTRALVGESTAEITMEKIWKHLLDEDCGRIGVCGMGGVGKTTIMKQINNRLLKEKDKFNHVIWVTVSKAFDVIKLQNDIASMLHPNPLKSEDETTRAGKLYAALKEMKKCVLILDDLWNAFPLENIGIPEPTSENGCKLVLTTRDAKVCDGMNCKTIKVELLSIKESRDLFLKTVGCDVSNIPEDVVEGVVKQCARLPLAIITIAGSLKNVVDVFEWRNTLNELRTSTKGSAHVDAPVFKSLQFSYERLKDKKLQDCLLCCALYPEDYEINRDELIEHLIGEKVIESMKSRQEELDQGHTLLNKLENACLLEGGSKYFEIKGILEKRRFVKMHDLIRDMALQIAGAKFLVLEDVPNEEEWGNDVEKVSLMCKRGSKFPDVSPKCPKLSTLLLRGYVNIIPDSFFVHLHGLRVLHVVCGKYNSLRSLPNSVSDLKHLTSLRFNCYDIRRVPSLAKLTALRSLDISGRYLEEIPRGLEMLVNLRYLNVDSSLKIQKMMPPGILPKLCQLQVLKLPFFGLEVNGEEMVRLKKLECLEGAFDGVKGFNTYVESLEEGGPSHYIYAVNQKKPASQLGVAELGERVILSDCNICLLPKDVRALIICEVPPCVSSDYWKKGVWFKGCQEIEYLNSYFYTFSLQSLEILHLSGLKNLKGLFREEKVAPVVPLGTFSRLKQFEIQFCPNIKKLFPPGLLLDNLEQIDVYGCEQLEEIIGGAEASDDEVEEEAKEIVEIFPQLRKLILCGLPELKTICSSSNVILCDSLNSISISGCPKLKRLPLSLHLIDGELSSPPSSLQIKIEKESWESLEWDNHDMKMVLEPLCQFIKWDTSSSQSQLKK; encoded by the exons ATGGAGATGTTAGGCGCAATTCTTGAGCTTGGAAAAACGATATTGGCTCCGATTAGTGAATATTACAAGTATCACAGAAGCATTGATGAACATATGAAAAATCTCAAGAGAAAACGAGACGATTTAGAATGCAAAAAGTCAGACATTGAATCAAAAATGAGAGCAGAACTTCTTCCAAGAAAGAAACCAAAAAGAGAAGTTGAATTTTGGCTCCAAAAGGTAAAAACGATTAATGTGGAAATACAAAACACTGAACAAGAGGCTGAAAGAGGGAAGTATTTCTCACGTATGCATGTAGGAAAAATTGCTTGCCAGAAGATACAAGAAGTGACAGAATTAATTGATCAAAGTTGTGGTTTCGGTGAAAGTTTAGTAATTGACCCACCTGTAAGCTATGGAGATGAATTGCCAACTAGGGCATTAGTGGGAGAGAGTACAGCTGAAATAAcaatggaaaagatttggaaacaCTTGTTAGATGAAGATTGTGGAAGGATTGGTGTTTGTGGTATGGGAGGGGTTGGTAAAACGACTATTATGAAACAAATCAATAATCGCCTGTTAAAAGAGAAAGACAAGTTCAATCATGTAATTTGGGTTACTGTATCAAAGGCATTCGATGTTATCAAACTACAAAATGACATTGCCAGCATGTTGCATCCAAATCCTTTAAAGTCTGAGGATGAAACAACAAGGGCAGGCAAGCTGTATGCAGCAttgaaagaaatgaagaagTGTGTGCTAATTCTAGATGATTTGTGGAATGCATTTCCACTGGAGAATATAGGGATCCCAGAGCCCACTTCAGAAAATGGGTGCAAATTGGTATTGACAACTCGAGATGCTAAAGTTTGTGATGGAATGAATTGTAAAACTATTAAAGTGGAGCTTCTTTCGATAAAAGAGTCGCGTGATTTGTTCTTGAAAACAGTGGGCTGTGATGTTTCAAATATTCCAGAAGATGTTGTGGAAGGCGTTGTCAAACAATGTGCTCGTTTGCCTCTTGCAATCATCACAATAGcaggaagtttaaaaaatgtagtTGATGTTTTTGAGTGGAGGAACACATTGAATGAGTTGAGGACATCAACAAAAGGGTCGGCACATGTAGATGCTCCAGTATTTAAGAGCCTTCAATTCAGTTATGAACGCTTAAAAGATAAGAAACTTCAAGATTGTCTCTTGTGTTGTGCACTATACCCTGAAGACTATGAGATTAACAGAGATGAGTTGATAGAGCATTTGATTGGTGAGAAAGTAATAGAAAGCATGAAGAGTAGGCAAGAAGAGTTGGATCAGGGGCATACTTTGTTGAATAAGCTTGAAAATGCCTGCTTATTAGAAGGTGGgtctaaatattttgaaatcaaagGCATTTTAGAAAAAAGGCGTTTTGTGAAGATGCATGATCTAATAAGAGACATGGCCCTCCAGATTGCAGGTGCTAAGTTCTTGGTATTAGAAGATGTTCCAAATGAAGAAGAATGGGGAAATGATGTTGAAAAGGTTTCTTTGATGTGCAAACGTGGTTCAAAATTTCCTGATGTGTCACCAAAATGTCCTAAGCTTTCGACCTTGCTTCTACGAGGATATGTAAACATCATCCCGGATTCATTTTTTGTGCACTTGCATGGACTCAGAGTTCTTCATGTAGTTTGTGGAAAGTATAATTCTTTACGATCTTTACCAAATTCAGTCTCTGACTTGAAGCATCTTACTTCATTAAGGTTTAATTGTTATGATATTAGGCGTGTGCCTTCATTAGCAAAGCTTACAGCATTAAGGAGTTTGGATATTTCGGGTCGTTATCTGGAAGAAATACCTCGTGGTTTGGAAATGTTGGTCAATTTGAGATACCTTAATGTTGATAGTTCTCTAAAGATCCAGAAAATGATGCCACCAGGGATTTTACCCAAACTCTGTCAACTCCAAGTCCTCAAATTgcctttttttggtttagaagTTAATGGAGAGGAGATGGTAAggttgaagaaattagagtgttTAGAAGGCGCATTTGATGGCGTTAAAGGCTTCAATACATATGTTGAATCCTTAGAGGAGGGAGGACCTAGCCATTACATATATGCCGTGAATCAAAAAAAGCCAGCTAGCCAGCTGGGAGTTGCCGAGTTGGGCGAAAGAGTAATTTTAAGTGACTGCAATATATGTCTACTCCCAAAAGATGTTCGTGCCCTCATAATTTGCGAAGTTCCACCCTGTGTGTCTTCGGACTACTGGAAAAAGGGTGTTTGGTTTAAGGGGTGTCAAGAAATAGAATACcttaattcttatttttacaCCTTTTCTCTTCAAAGCCTTGAGATTCTACATCTCTCCGGATTGAAAAATTTAAAGGGACTGTTTAGAGAAGAGAAAGTCGCACCGGTCGTCCCCCTCGGCACCTTTTCCCGCCTCAAACAATTTGAAATACAGTTTTGTCCGAATATAAAGAAGCTCTTCCCGCCTGGGTTGCTGCTGGACAACCTGGAACAGATTGACGTCTATGGCTGTGAACAATTAGAGGAAATAATAG GTGGGGCTGAAGCATCTGATGAtgaagttgaagaagaagcaaaagaaattgTGGAAATATTCCCCCAATTGAGGAAATTGATATTATGTGGATTACCAGAGCTGAAGACCATATGCAGTAGCAGTAATGTAATACTTTGTGATTCTCTCAATTCTATTTCGATCTCCGGATGTCCGAAGCTTAAGAGATTACCTCTTTCTCTGCATCTTATTGATGGAGAACTATCTTCTCCGCCTTCTTCATTACAAatcaaaatagagaaagaaagttGGGAATCGCTGGAATGGGACAATCATGATATGAAGATGGTCCTTGAACCTCTCTGTCAGTTCATTAAATGG GATACGTCATCAAGCCAAAGCCAACTCAAGAAATAA